Proteins co-encoded in one Pseudomonas beijingensis genomic window:
- the cspD gene encoding cold shock domain-containing protein CspD produces the protein MSLVKNGRVKWFNNAKGFGFVIVDGVDEDLFAHYSTIQMEGYKTLKAGQPVTCEVIQGPKGLHATNIKVIVVEDAAPLVHTHARVTEPH, from the coding sequence ATGTCGCTCGTCAAGAATGGCAGGGTTAAATGGTTCAACAACGCCAAGGGCTTTGGTTTCGTTATCGTCGACGGGGTGGATGAAGACCTTTTCGCCCATTACTCAACCATCCAGATGGAGGGCTATAAAACCCTGAAAGCCGGGCAGCCGGTGACTTGCGAAGTCATCCAGGGACCCAAGGGCCTGCACGCCACCAACATCAAGGTAATCGTCGTCGAAGACGCCGCCCCCCTTGTTCATACCCATGCCAGGGTCACCGAGCCCCATTGA
- the clpS gene encoding ATP-dependent Clp protease adapter ClpS, which translates to MHAVSQIRLTFNQDRPDLHDDDSAGIAVQEAKPALQAPPMYKVVLFNDDYTPMDFVVEVLEVFFNLNRELATKVMLAVHTEGRAVCGVFTRDIAETKAMQVNQYARESQHPLLCEIEKDG; encoded by the coding sequence ATGCATGCAGTCAGCCAGATTCGACTAACATTCAATCAGGATCGCCCGGATCTACACGACGACGATTCCGCAGGCATTGCTGTTCAGGAAGCAAAGCCCGCATTACAGGCGCCACCGATGTACAAGGTGGTTTTGTTCAACGATGACTACACACCGATGGATTTCGTCGTCGAAGTGCTCGAGGTGTTTTTTAACCTGAATCGTGAGCTGGCGACCAAGGTCATGCTGGCCGTCCATACAGAGGGACGGGCAGTATGTGGAGTGTTTACCCGCGACATCGCCGAGACGAAGGCCATGCAGGTCAACCAGTACGCCCGGGAAAGCCAGCATCCGCTACTCTGTGAAATCGAGAAGGACGGTTAA
- the clpA gene encoding ATP-dependent Clp protease ATP-binding subunit ClpA, whose product MLNRELEVTLNLAFKEARSKRHEFMTVEHLLLALLDNEAAATVLRACGANLDKLKHDLQEFIDSTTPLIPVHDEDRETQPTLGFQRVLQRAVFHVQSSGKREVTGANVLVAIFSEQESQAVFLLKQQSVARIDVVNYIAHGISKVPGHGDHSEGEQDMQDDEGGESSSSGNPLDAYASNLNELARQGRIDPLVGREAEVERVAQILARRRKNNPLLVGEAGVGKTAIAEGLAKRIVDNQVPDLLANSVVYSLDLGALLAGTKYRGDFEKRFKALLGELKKRPQAILFIDEIHTIIGAGAASGGVMDASNLLKPLLSSGDIRCIGSTTFQEFRGIFEKDRALARRFQKVDVSEPSVEDTIGILRGLKGRFELHHNIEYSDEALRAAAELASRYINDRHMPDKAIDVIDEAGAYQRLQPVEKRVKRIEVPQVEDIVAKIARIPPKHVTSSDKELLRNLERDLKLTVFGQDAAIDSLSTAIKLSRAGLKSPDKPVGSFLFAGPTGVGKTEAARQLAKAMGIELVRFDMSEYMERHTVSRLIGAPPGYVGFDQGGLLTEAITKQPHCVLLLDEIEKAHPEVFNLLLQVMDHGTLTDNNGRKADFRNVIVIMTTNAGAETAARASIGFTHQDHSSDAMEVIKKSFTPEFRNRLDTIIQFGRLSHEVIKSVVDKFLTELQAQLEDKRVLLEVTDAARSWLAEGGYDVTMGARPMARLIQDKIKRPLAEEILFGELAEHGGVVHIDIKDGELTFDFETTAEMA is encoded by the coding sequence ATGTTAAACCGCGAGCTCGAAGTCACCCTCAATCTTGCCTTCAAGGAGGCTCGTTCGAAGCGTCATGAATTCATGACCGTCGAACACCTGCTGCTGGCCCTATTGGATAACGAGGCTGCCGCCACCGTTTTGCGTGCCTGCGGCGCGAACCTCGATAAACTCAAGCATGATCTGCAGGAGTTCATCGACTCCACCACGCCATTGATCCCCGTGCATGACGAGGATCGCGAAACCCAGCCAACCCTGGGCTTCCAGCGTGTCCTGCAGCGTGCTGTCTTCCACGTACAGAGCTCGGGCAAGCGTGAAGTCACCGGCGCCAACGTGCTGGTTGCCATCTTCAGCGAGCAGGAAAGCCAAGCGGTGTTCCTGCTCAAGCAGCAGAGCGTTGCGCGTATCGATGTCGTCAACTACATCGCCCATGGCATCTCCAAGGTGCCGGGGCATGGCGATCATTCCGAGGGTGAGCAGGATATGCAGGACGACGAGGGCGGTGAGTCTTCTTCTTCAGGCAACCCATTGGATGCCTATGCCAGCAACCTGAACGAACTGGCGCGCCAGGGGCGGATCGATCCGTTGGTCGGGCGCGAGGCGGAAGTCGAGCGCGTGGCCCAGATCTTGGCCCGACGTCGCAAGAACAACCCATTGCTGGTGGGCGAGGCAGGCGTGGGCAAGACCGCGATTGCCGAAGGCCTGGCCAAGCGCATCGTCGACAACCAGGTGCCGGACCTGCTGGCCAACAGCGTGGTGTATTCCCTTGACCTGGGTGCCTTGCTGGCCGGTACCAAATACCGCGGTGATTTCGAGAAGCGCTTCAAGGCGTTGCTCGGCGAACTGAAAAAACGTCCGCAGGCGATCCTGTTTATCGACGAAATCCACACCATCATCGGTGCCGGGGCGGCGTCGGGCGGGGTCATGGATGCGTCGAACCTGCTCAAGCCGCTGCTGTCCTCGGGTGATATCCGTTGCATCGGCTCGACCACGTTCCAGGAATTCCGCGGGATCTTCGAGAAAGACCGTGCCCTGGCCCGGCGTTTCCAGAAAGTCGATGTGTCGGAGCCCTCGGTGGAAGACACCATTGGCATCCTGCGCGGCCTGAAGGGGCGTTTCGAGCTGCACCACAACATCGAATACAGCGATGAAGCCCTGCGCGCGGCGGCTGAACTGGCCTCGCGCTACATCAACGATCGGCACATGCCGGACAAGGCCATCGACGTCATCGACGAAGCGGGTGCCTACCAGCGCCTGCAACCCGTGGAGAAACGCGTCAAGCGTATCGAAGTGCCTCAGGTCGAGGATATCGTGGCGAAAATCGCGCGGATTCCGCCCAAGCACGTCACCAGTTCCGACAAGGAACTGCTGCGTAACCTGGAGCGTGACCTGAAGCTGACGGTGTTCGGCCAGGATGCGGCCATCGACTCGCTGTCGACCGCCATCAAGCTGTCCCGCGCCGGTCTCAAGTCGCCGGACAAGCCGGTGGGCTCGTTCCTGTTCGCCGGTCCTACCGGTGTCGGCAAGACCGAGGCGGCGCGGCAATTGGCCAAGGCGATGGGCATCGAGCTGGTGCGCTTCGACATGTCCGAGTACATGGAGCGCCACACCGTATCGCGTCTGATCGGTGCGCCTCCGGGCTATGTCGGTTTCGACCAGGGCGGCCTGTTGACCGAAGCCATCACCAAGCAACCGCACTGCGTATTGCTGCTCGACGAGATCGAGAAGGCGCATCCGGAAGTCTTCAACCTGCTCCTGCAGGTGATGGACCACGGTACGCTGACCGATAACAACGGGCGCAAGGCGGATTTCCGCAACGTGATCGTCATCATGACCACGAACGCCGGTGCCGAAACCGCGGCTCGCGCTTCGATCGGTTTCACCCATCAGGACCACTCGTCCGATGCGATGGAAGTGATCAAGAAGAGCTTCACGCCTGAGTTCCGCAATCGCCTGGACACCATTATCCAGTTCGGTCGCCTCAGCCATGAAGTCATCAAGAGCGTGGTGGACAAGTTCCTTACCGAACTTCAGGCGCAACTCGAAGACAAGCGTGTGTTGCTGGAGGTGACCGATGCGGCCCGCAGTTGGCTGGCCGAAGGTGGTTACGA